The Candidatus Zixiibacteriota bacterium genomic sequence AGCGCCGTGAGGATTCTCGGCGCAATCTGCCCGCCGACATAGATTCCCCCCAGTGTCATCCCTTTCAGCGCCAGATTGGCCGCCTCCGATGCATAGCAGTCTATGAAAATCTCGAGTGCGCGATTGGCTGTTTCGTCCTGCCCGGACAGGGCCTGCTCGATCACCGCCGATGCCCGGTACTGGGCACTGTCGAACCATTCTGAACGGTGCATCCCCTGAGTTTCGGTCAGGAAATTGTAAATCAACTCGAGACCGGTCCACGAAACAATATCCTCGGCCTCGACATAACCCTTATCGGCGTACACGTACTCCCACAGCTCGGCTTCGAGCTGGCTGCCGGGCGCAAAGTCGGCATGGCCGCCCTCGGACGCCTGAGGGACCGGCGGACCGCCGTTGTTGTATATGATCGCTTCACCCAATCCGGAACTGGCGGCGATCAATCCCATATTGCCCGTACGCGAACCATGCCCGTGGTTAAGCGCGAAAAAGTCGTCAGCGCCGAGATGCGCCAGGCCGTGAGCCGTTGCCACAATGTCGTTTATCAGCGTGACGTACTTGAAGCCGAACTGCTGTCGCAGTTCCTCCCCGATGATTCTCCACGAAAGATTGGTGGGCCGCACCTCGTCGCCAATGACCGGGCCCGCCACACCAAAACATATGGTGGATATCTCCGGCTTCTGCCTCTTCAGATACAGGGAGAGAATTGATTCAAGACTCTTGTAGTCACGGCTGACAAACCGCGACTCTTCGTACAGCGACACCACGCTGGCCTGCCGGTTTACCCGAGCCAGGTCAACCCGGTTGGCGCTGACATACCCGGCTAACATAGGCTTCCTTTGCCCGGGCGGTCACAGGGCCGTTCGAGGGAGCCCGGTTCAACCGCCGCTTCTGGCCTTATTTGTACGTGACCGCGGTTCCCGATGCGGCCACCATCAGCATGTTGCTTGAGCCCATGCTGATTGATTCATAGTCTATATCGACACCAATCACCGCGTTTGCACCCATAGCCTTCGCCTTTGCCGTCATTTCGTCAAGCGCGATCTGTTTGGCCTTGCCCAGCTCCTGCTCGTACGCCTGCGACCGCCCCCCGACGATATCGCGGATCGACGCGAAGATGTCCTTGAAGATATTGGTGCCCAGGATCGCCTCCCCGCTCACCAGGCCGTGGTACGCGGTAATTGTTTTGCCGTCAATCAGGTTCGTCGTCGTTATCAGCATCGTTAGTTCCTATTATATCGGCGAACGTCGCCCGCCCCGTCGCCCATCTATCCGTTCTCACCGGCGAACCGGCTCGCGGTCGAGAATTCTCTGTATCGTCACTGCCACCGAACCGCTGTCGAGTTTCAGCATCTTATACAGCTCGGAGGGCGTCCCGGATGATCCGTACTGCGTCACGCCGAGCCGCGTCACGGCCGGAGTGAACCCCGCATCGTGCAGCGCCACGGTGAGAGCAGCACCCAAACCCGTCTTCACGTTGTGATCTTCCAGCGTGACCACCCGCGTGTACTCGCCAATCATCGCGATATCATCCGCGTGGAAGTCCGACCAATCGCTCACGTTTACGAGCGCAATCCGGGCACCCTTCTTGTCGAGCGCCGACCACGCCGCGAACGCTTCGGCCATCATATTGCCCGCCGTGACCAGCACCAAATCTTCTCCGGTCCGCACGACATCCATCCGGCCGTACCGATACGTGTAGTGATCGCCGAAAAACGGCCGCCCGTTCTCATCCGGAATGATATCCATCGTCGCGCGACCCATAAACACGCCGAAGTTTCCCGGATGTGTCAGCACGTAGCGGGCGATGCGATCGGTCTGGTTCGGATCCGCCGGAGTAATCACTCTCCAGCCAAACGTCGAATTGAGCAGTCCGAAGAAGTCGATCGATTGGTGCGTCTTGCCGTCCTCGCCCACGTTGATTCCCGTGTGCGTGCAGATGAGCTTCAGGTTGGTATGGTTGATATCGTTCAGGCGGGCCTGATTGTAGCTCTCGGCCACTCCAAACATGGCGAAATCCGCCCATATCGACAACGCTCGTTCCGCCGACAACGAACCTGCAATCGTCGCTGTTGAGTGCTCGGTGATCCCGCATTGAAAGAAGCTGTCGGGATATTTCTTTTCGAACGCCGCCGTTTTCACCGACCCGGCAAGATCGCAGTCGAAAACGGCCATCACGAAGTCGTCTCGATCCATATTTGCATCCGCCACCGACAGCAGCGCGCGGCCCCACGCCGAGCGGTTGTCGCTTCGCTCGCCCACGTTCAGTGTGATTGGCTCGCCGGGGTTGACTTCGAGAAATCGGCGAGCGGACCGCTCAAAAAGAGGGGGCGGCCCCTCGCGCCGTTTGGCCCGAAGCACAGCGAGGTCTACCGGCGGCAATCCCAACTCCGCGAGCGCCGCAGGCAACTGCTCTTCTTTTATCGCCGCGCCGTGGTAGGCCTCCCTATTCTCCATAAACGATACGCCCTTACCCATCACCGTGTGCGCAAGTATCATCGTCGGCACGTCCTCTGAGTGCGTTGCGCGATAAAAAGCGTCGTACACCGCGTCAAGATCGTGTCCGTCCACCTCGATCACCCGCCAACCGTCCGCTTCCCACGAGGCGCGGATATCGACCGGCAATACTGCGCTCGTCGCGCCGGAAATCTGAAGGCGGTTGCAGTCCACCCATGCCGTCAGGTTGGTCAACCCGAACTTCACCGCCACTCGCCGCGCTTCAGACACCTGCCCCTTCTGCTGCTCCCCGTCGCCCATCATCACGTACGTGTGAAAACTCAATCCGGAAAGCCGCGCATACATTGCTTTGCCGACGCCCACCGACAGCCCCTGCCCAAGGTTCCCCGTATCCCATTCGATTCCCGGCACTGATTGCTCGACATGTCCTTCGAATGGTGAGCCTCCCTGTCGAAAACCGTGCAGCGCAGGCTCAATAGCAAAGAACCCCACCGCCGCCAGCGATGCGTACGCTCCCGGCGAGGTGTGTCCGTGCGATACGATAACCCGGTCGCGATCGTCCCGGTATGGATCGGACGGATCGACCCGGGCGAAATTGTAGACCGTGAGAAACGTCTCCAGCGACGACATTGAGCCGCCCGGATGTCCCGATCCGGCCAGCGTCGTCATGGTCAGTATGTGCCCGCGCGCCTTCCGGGCCTGTTCCGTCAGTGTGTCGCGCCACGTGGCCGACAACTTCTCCTCCGTGAATCCTCGCCACGAATCGAACATGCTCGCTTTCCCATCCTGCAGTTATGGAAGTCCGATCAAATGCTTCGTGTCAATTCCGCCAGTGCACCGCCGAGATCACCCTCCACGGCGATCACGAGCACCGGGAGTCTTCGCGCTCGAAGCGCCTGTATGTCGCCAAGCGCCTGTGCCGAAATCAGCGTCCCGAGATCGTACGGCGCACCCGGAATGCGCAGTCTCTGGTAGCGCGCGCGCACCAGAATGATGAAACGGCCCGCCAACGGCCCGCCTTTGTACAACTGGCCAATCGAATGCAAATATCGAGGCCCGTAACCGCGAAGCGTGGCCACTCGATACGTGCCCGTGATTTTTCTTCTTAATTCGCTGAGTGCCTTCTCGCTTGACCGGCTCGACGACATATAGGCAAGGATCGACACGTATTCCGGCGCAGCGATCCCGTCGAGAAAACGCCGCACCATCGTCCGCATGTTTGACTTGCCCGAAGGCCGAGTTCGCTTCTTGCCGTCACACAGAAGTACGCTGAATTTCCCAAATGATCCAACCGGATCGGGAAAGGGTAACGCACCCGATTGCACGTACTCGGCGAGGAGCTGATTCGTGTTGTCTTTGCTCTCGGTTACATTTGGCTCGTCAAACGGATTGATTCCAAAATGATACCCGGCGACTGCCGTCGCCGCCTCCCACAGCAGGAACTGCCCGCCCAGTTCGTGCCGGTCGCGGAGCACGATCTCAACGACGGGCGCACCTGAGCGACTCAGTGCCTTCTCCTGTGCGGCGCTGATCACCGGTCGCTCCGAGTTCAGTCGCAGTGTGACGAACAGGCGATCGGCTCCATAGCGCGAGGCAGCGTACACCGGCTCCCCCTCGATCGGAACCACGCCCTTTTTCTTCTTGCCGGTCGACTCTGCGATCAACTGTTCAAGCCACGGTACAAACGGCGTGCATGCTCGTGAAGCCAGGAAAGTCAGCTTGTCGCGACCTGCTTTTGCGGACGCCGCCATGATCGTCCCGAGTACGAGGGCGGGATTGGTTTCTCCATCCCGCTCGATCAGAACCTGCTGCATGGTGAGCGCGTAATCGAGCAGCGCCCGCAGGTCCAGCCCCGTAAAAGCACCCGGAACCAGACCGAAATATGAAAGCGCAGAAAACCTTCCTCCGATATCGCTCGGATTGATGAATACTGCCCGATATGCATTTTTTTTCGCCCACGACTCCAGCGAACTGCCTTTGTCCGTTATCGCCGCCATGTGGCGCCCGGGGTTTGCCACTCCTGCATCGCGAAACGCCTGAAGCAGGATGGCTTCCTGTGACCGCGTCTCCACCGTGCCGCCCGACTTGGACGCGACAATTCCCAGCGACTTCCTCGGATCGATCGACCGCAGCACCTTTTTGACCGCAGCCGGGTCGGTGCTGTCCAGCACGTGGAACGTCTTCACCCGGTCGTGCCGACCAAAGGTCAGTGAAAAGACCTCCGGACAGAGCGACGATCCTCCCATACCCATCAGAATGACATGACATATCCCATCCCGGAACACACCGTCCGTGAACCGCTCGATCGCGGGCACCGCGCGCTTCATCATCGACGCACTGTCAACCCAGCCCAGACGGTTTTTGATGAGAGCGCGCACTTTTGCGTCTGACGCCAAGGGCGACGGATCGCGGGACATCAGCCGGCGGACGACATCGTCTCGAGTGGCGCGCGCCAGCGCACGACCGTGCGCCGCGTGGACACCCGCCGTGTGAATACGAAACAGTCCGTGTTTCATGATATATGACTTTTGCTGTACGTGAGTGAGTGTACGAGATTGACCAGTCCCTGACGGTCATCACTGCCGAAGAATGCGGTACCCATGACCAGAATATCCGCTCCGGCGGCCACGACCCGTGAGGCATTGGAGCGATCGATTCCTCCGTCCACCGAGATGCGCGTGGTTAGACCGTGCGCATCGATATACTCCCGCGCCGTGCGCACCCGGGCGATCGAATCCTCGATAAACGACTGTCCCCCGAACCCGGGGAATACCGACATGATCAACAGCAAGTCGAAGTGCTCCAGGAACGGCAGCGCCTTTTCAATCGGCATGTCCGGATTTACCGACAGGCCCGGCTGCAGATCCATCTGGCGCAGCTGGCGTGCGTACGGTATTGGGTTGGGATGCACCTCAAGGTGAAACGTGATTGCGTCGGCTCCGGCCCGCGCGAACGCTTCGAAATACTTCTCCGGCTCCGTAAGCATCAGGTGCGCATCCAGATACCCGTCGGTGAGGCGGTTGATCGTGCGCACGATATCCGGACCGTAGGAGATGTTCGGCACAAAGTGGCCGTCCATGATATCGAGGTGGAAAAACGTGACACCGGCCGCCTCGGCGCTGTGAATCTCGTCGCCGAGCCGGGCGAAATCGGCTCCCAGAATCGAGGGGGCGATAGTTGCCATGGCGATAATGTGCGCGATTTGCCGGCGTTTCGCAAGTCCGGGGCCGAAGTTTTTCCCGTGCCCCCGGCCGAATTCCGTGCCCGAGCGAGGCCCGAGTGTCCGCTGCACTCAGCCCCATTGACTGGCCGGGCGGGCCGCGCCGGAGCGCTCCCGTGTGCTACTGCGCCCGCCGCCGGTTTTCTACCACGATTTCTGCGTTGCGCCGCAGGCCTTCCAACCCCGGACGGGTCAGCGGCGTCCCTGCTGTCAGTTCCAGAAATTCCTCGCGGGTGCTCATCTTCAGCACGCGCCGCGTGTCGACAAACTCTCCCACCCCGGCCGACGCCGCGAATTCCGCGTGCTCGCTCACCCGAGACCGTCGGTTGTTGTGCGGGCACGACGTCTGACAGACATCGCAGCCGAATATCCGGTCGCCAATCCCGCGCCGGAGTTCTTCCGCGATGTCCGAGGGGCGCTCGATTGTCAGATAGGAAATGCATCGCCGGGCGTCAACCACTCCGTCGGCGACAATCGCCTTCGTGGGACACTGCACCAGGCAGGCCCGGCACTTGCCGCACTTGCCGTGATCGATGCCGTGCGGATTGTCCGGAGTCAGTTCCAGCGAGGTGATGATTTCCGACAAGAACAACCACGAGCCGTAGCGGCGGTTGATCAGCATACCGTTTTTGCCGATATATCCCAGCCCCGCTTTCTGTGCGTACGCGCGCTCCAGCATGGGGCCGTAATCCACGAACCACTTGCACTGCGGCATGTCGTCCTGCCCGGCCGCAGTCTCGATCGACCGTATCAGGCGGCGCGTCTTTTTTTCGATGACTTTGTGATAGTCCTTTCCCCGCGCGTATTTCGATACCCGCCCGTACCCTTCGGGGACGGTATCAGAGTCGGGCTGATAGTAATTGAGGGCCAGCATAACGATGGAGCGGACAGTGGGCATCAGGCGCGATGGATCGCTGCGGCGATCCGGATCGCGTTCCATATAGGTCAACTCGCCGTGGTACTTCTCGGAAAGCCAGCGGTCGTACGCCTGCCTGGCCTCCGGAATGACATCGGGCGTCGTGATGCCGCACAAGTCGAACCCGGCCTCCCGGGCCAGCCGTTTGATGTCTTCTGACGAAATCATGGGGCGAGGCAGTGGAACCACCGCCGCTAGCCGCCCGACCGCCGGCGTTTGGTGTCTTTGCCGCCGGGCCGCGAGCCGTTGTTGCGACTGTTCCTTTTATTCCGGGCCGCTTCCAGTCTCTTCTGTTGGTTCGGAGTCACGTTGAGGATCGTGCCCCGACAACTGCGCGTCATGCATCGGCAGACGTAGAAGTCGCGCAGTTCCCTGGTGTACGGCTCGTCGAGTTCAAAATTGTAATCGTAGGTCAACTCGACTCCCGGTTGAATGTTTTTGATCGCCTCGATATAGATCCTGCCGTCTTCATCCACCGCCTCGCAGTTGGGGTCGCAGGAGTGGTTGATGAACCGGGCCTCGTTGCCGCCCTGCGCGGCGTCAATGGTCGTGTTCTCATCGACGCTGAACAGAAAGGTATGATGGCGCTCCATAGCCGTGTCATCGTACAGCGCGTCGACTTCGGCAGTCGTCAAGCGTTTGCCGGTATACTCGATAATGCGCTGTCCCTTGCGGATTCGCCGGGTTGCGAAGGCACCTTTGCCCTGGATGCCCGAGCGTCGAACGACAAACGGACGGGATGTAGTCTTCGGTGTGCGTGCCATTGTGTAAGGTCCATGTAGTCGGTTATTGTCAGGGACCATAATATAGCGCAAAGCCGGAATTAGTCAACGCGCCGCGATCATCGCGAGGCATGGACCGTACCGGTGCAATTCATTCTGTTCACCAAGAGCACAGGACGACCGCCAGTCAAACGAACCCGTGACCGCGGCAGAGCGTGCCCAAAATCTACGGGGGGAGTAATGAAAGGGCAAAAGTCTGCCGTATCGAAATGCGTGAGCGGCGGTTACAGCGAAATGGGTTTGTTTTGTCATTTTTAATGGGGCCCCATTTTTTCTTTTCTCCCAAGCGCACGCAGGACAGGGGGTTGGACCGAGATGCGGGGCAACCCCTGCGATGTAAATACGGTAGTGTTTTGGGAAACAGCATAAGGCCTCCTCTCTGCTATAGCAGGCG encodes the following:
- a CDS encoding glucose-6-phosphate isomerase, yielding MKHGLFRIHTAGVHAAHGRALARATRDDVVRRLMSRDPSPLASDAKVRALIKNRLGWVDSASMMKRAVPAIERFTDGVFRDGICHVILMGMGGSSLCPEVFSLTFGRHDRVKTFHVLDSTDPAAVKKVLRSIDPRKSLGIVASKSGGTVETRSQEAILLQAFRDAGVANPGRHMAAITDKGSSLESWAKKNAYRAVFINPSDIGGRFSALSYFGLVPGAFTGLDLRALLDYALTMQQVLIERDGETNPALVLGTIMAASAKAGRDKLTFLASRACTPFVPWLEQLIAESTGKKKKGVVPIEGEPVYAASRYGADRLFVTLRLNSERPVISAAQEKALSRSGAPVVEIVLRDRHELGGQFLLWEAATAVAGYHFGINPFDEPNVTESKDNTNQLLAEYVQSGALPFPDPVGSFGKFSVLLCDGKKRTRPSGKSNMRTMVRRFLDGIAAPEYVSILAYMSSSRSSEKALSELRRKITGTYRVATLRGYGPRYLHSIGQLYKGGPLAGRFIILVRARYQRLRIPGAPYDLGTLISAQALGDIQALRARRLPVLVIAVEGDLGGALAELTRSI
- a CDS encoding SET domain-containing protein-lysine N-methyltransferase, whose translation is MARTPKTTSRPFVVRRSGIQGKGAFATRRIRKGQRIIEYTGKRLTTAEVDALYDDTAMERHHTFLFSVDENTTIDAAQGGNEARFINHSCDPNCEAVDEDGRIYIEAIKNIQPGVELTYDYNFELDEPYTRELRDFYVCRCMTRSCRGTILNVTPNQQKRLEAARNKRNSRNNGSRPGGKDTKRRRSGG
- a CDS encoding heavy metal-binding domain-containing protein, which gives rise to MLITTTNLIDGKTITAYHGLVSGEAILGTNIFKDIFASIRDIVGGRSQAYEQELGKAKQIALDEMTAKAKAMGANAVIGVDIDYESISMGSSNMLMVAASGTAVTYK
- the glk gene encoding glucokinase; translated protein: MLAGYVSANRVDLARVNRQASVVSLYEESRFVSRDYKSLESILSLYLKRQKPEISTICFGVAGPVIGDEVRPTNLSWRIIGEELRQQFGFKYVTLINDIVATAHGLAHLGADDFFALNHGHGSRTGNMGLIAASSGLGEAIIYNNGGPPVPQASEGGHADFAPGSQLEAELWEYVYADKGYVEAEDIVSWTGLELIYNFLTETQGMHRSEWFDSAQYRASAVIEQALSGQDETANRALEIFIDCYASEAANLALKGMTLGGIYVGGQIAPRILTALDQGRFMQRFVKPGKMESLLADIPVRVIIEDRAALIGAAAIARGL
- the queG gene encoding tRNA epoxyqueuosine(34) reductase QueG; the protein is MISSEDIKRLAREAGFDLCGITTPDVIPEARQAYDRWLSEKYHGELTYMERDPDRRSDPSRLMPTVRSIVMLALNYYQPDSDTVPEGYGRVSKYARGKDYHKVIEKKTRRLIRSIETAAGQDDMPQCKWFVDYGPMLERAYAQKAGLGYIGKNGMLINRRYGSWLFLSEIITSLELTPDNPHGIDHGKCGKCRACLVQCPTKAIVADGVVDARRCISYLTIERPSDIAEELRRGIGDRIFGCDVCQTSCPHNNRRSRVSEHAEFAASAGVGEFVDTRRVLKMSTREEFLELTAGTPLTRPGLEGLRRNAEIVVENRRRAQ
- the rpe gene encoding ribulose-phosphate 3-epimerase — translated: MATIAPSILGADFARLGDEIHSAEAAGVTFFHLDIMDGHFVPNISYGPDIVRTINRLTDGYLDAHLMLTEPEKYFEAFARAGADAITFHLEVHPNPIPYARQLRQMDLQPGLSVNPDMPIEKALPFLEHFDLLLIMSVFPGFGGQSFIEDSIARVRTAREYIDAHGLTTRISVDGGIDRSNASRVVAAGADILVMGTAFFGSDDRQGLVNLVHSLTYSKSHIS
- a CDS encoding transketolase, encoding MFDSWRGFTEEKLSATWRDTLTEQARKARGHILTMTTLAGSGHPGGSMSSLETFLTVYNFARVDPSDPYRDDRDRVIVSHGHTSPGAYASLAAVGFFAIEPALHGFRQGGSPFEGHVEQSVPGIEWDTGNLGQGLSVGVGKAMYARLSGLSFHTYVMMGDGEQQKGQVSEARRVAVKFGLTNLTAWVDCNRLQISGATSAVLPVDIRASWEADGWRVIEVDGHDLDAVYDAFYRATHSEDVPTMILAHTVMGKGVSFMENREAYHGAAIKEEQLPAALAELGLPPVDLAVLRAKRREGPPPLFERSARRFLEVNPGEPITLNVGERSDNRSAWGRALLSVADANMDRDDFVMAVFDCDLAGSVKTAAFEKKYPDSFFQCGITEHSTATIAGSLSAERALSIWADFAMFGVAESYNQARLNDINHTNLKLICTHTGINVGEDGKTHQSIDFFGLLNSTFGWRVITPADPNQTDRIARYVLTHPGNFGVFMGRATMDIIPDENGRPFFGDHYTYRYGRMDVVRTGEDLVLVTAGNMMAEAFAAWSALDKKGARIALVNVSDWSDFHADDIAMIGEYTRVVTLEDHNVKTGLGAALTVALHDAGFTPAVTRLGVTQYGSSGTPSELYKMLKLDSGSVAVTIQRILDREPVRR